The region CAGCGGGCTGTATGCAGGATGGTCTGCCTGGAGAGCTGTCCGACAGGAAGAAACAGAGTCGTCACTGGGGGCTGCCTTTCAGTTAGCGATTCTCATAGGCTGTAAAATACATGACCACGCTCTTGCCCATGACCGGATTGAGCACTCGTTCCAGGCTCCGGGTCAACCAGGGCCTGTCCAGCATGTCCCAGACCAGCAGGCGGTGGTAGAGCCTTACCGGCGGCCAGTCCTCCCGCCTGGACCAGTGCAGGCACTTGAGCCACCAGTAGGGTGCGTGCAGGGCATGGGCGTGATGGGAGCGCCGGAAGCGAAACCCCAGGCGCTGGATCTCCAGGCGCAGCGAGGAGGCCTGGAAGATGCGCACATGTCCGCCCGGCTCGTGCTGGTAATCCCGGCTTAAGGCCCAGCAGACCCGTTCCGGCCAGAACCGGGGCACGCTGACCGCTAGAGTGCCGCCGGGCTTGAGCACCCGGCGGATTTCCTGCACCGCCCGGTTGTAGTCGCAGAGATGCTCCAGGACCTCGGAGCAGATGAGATGGTCGGCGCTGTTGTCCGGCAGAGGAATGTCCAGGCAGTCTCCGGCGGCCAGAAGGCACCGGGAGCAGCGGGGATCGTCCGCCGGAAGCAGTTCGTGCAAACCCTTGCGGCTGGCGGCTGCGGAATCCGGGTCCAGGTCCAGCCCCAGAATGCGGACCGGATGTTCCCAGGCCAGGGCCTGCACATGCCGTCCGTGTCCGCAGCCGAGATCAACCACCAGCTGGCCGGGCTTGAGGCCTAAGTACTCAGGGCGAATTGTCAGCATATGGGGCCAAATTTGCCTGATTGATCAAACATATACACATAGAACATCATAGATTCGGTTCTTCGACGTAGCCTGTGGATTTTTGCAGTTTGCCGTCTATATGGACCCAGGAGGGTCCGGTTCCCGTTCCCACGCAGAGCATGGGAACGATAAATCTCTCAACTCCCCAATTCTTCGAGCACTTGCCGGTACACACCGATTGTCTCCTCCGCAGCCCGCCTCCAAGTAAATCTTGAAAGCATCCGCTGCCGTCCGGCCCGGCCCAGACTTTCCAGACTTTCCGGATTGTTGAAAAGGGATCTGATGACAGCGGCCAGGACCGTGGCGTCCGCCGGCGGGACAATGCATCCGGCGTTGCCCACCACTTCCGGAAGGCCGCCGGCGTCTGTGGCCACAACCGGCACCCCGCAGGCCATGGCTTCTGCTGCCGGCAGACCGAACCCCTCGTACAGGGACGGAACCACGGCCAAGCTGGCTCTGGCGTATTCCTGGACCAGCTCGTCTGTACTCAGGCCGTGGATAAAGCGCACATGGCCGTGCAGTCCGGACCGGTTCAGCAGTCTGGCCGTTGGACCGTTGGCCTTGGGCCGGCCCAGGACCACGAGCTCCAGGTCCGGATAATCGGTTATGAGTCCGGACACGGCCTGCAGAAGGTGGATGAGGCCCTTCAAGGGCACGTCTGCGCTGGCGGTGGCCATGATCCGGCGGGGGATACGCCGGATGTCCGGCCGAGGTGCGAAGGTATCGGTATCCACGCCGTTTAAAACAACGGAGATGTCCTTAGCTTGCAGCCGGAAATCCTGGATGAGATCCCTTTTGGACTGCTCGGAGACGGTGATGATCCGGCTCAATCTGGGGGCAACCCGTTTCTGCATGGCCAGAAAACGGTGCCAGCGGCGGATAAGCAGGCGCATGCCCCACTCCGGCTCATTGGCCAGGGCCAGGT is a window of Desulfovermiculus halophilus DSM 18834 DNA encoding:
- a CDS encoding class I SAM-dependent methyltransferase; protein product: MLTIRPEYLGLKPGQLVVDLGCGHGRHVQALAWEHPVRILGLDLDPDSAAASRKGLHELLPADDPRCSRCLLAAGDCLDIPLPDNSADHLICSEVLEHLCDYNRAVQEIRRVLKPGGTLAVSVPRFWPERVCWALSRDYQHEPGGHVRIFQASSLRLEIQRLGFRFRRSHHAHALHAPYWWLKCLHWSRREDWPPVRLYHRLLVWDMLDRPWLTRSLERVLNPVMGKSVVMYFTAYENR
- a CDS encoding glycosyltransferase family 4 protein, producing the protein MPLSTRALFRAPLQPEPKSRSQAVPAGRRQPESPPHSRPLRIALLGYRSNPYCGGQGIYIRYLSQALARLGHTVDVISGEPYPELPPEVNLIPLPGMNLYSYAKPTQGLKDRGLHSMTDVLEYASFISGGFPEPYAFTRRLAAFFQDQRPDYDIIHDNQSLGSGLLSLLRAGRAVVSTIHHPITRDMNLALANEPEWGMRLLIRRWHRFLAMQKRVAPRLSRIITVSEQSKRDLIQDFRLQAKDISVVLNGVDTDTFAPRPDIRRIPRRIMATASADVPLKGLIHLLQAVSGLITDYPDLELVVLGRPKANGPTARLLNRSGLHGHVRFIHGLSTDELVQEYARASLAVVPSLYEGFGLPAAEAMACGVPVVATDAGGLPEVVGNAGCIVPPADATVLAAVIRSLFNNPESLESLGRAGRQRMLSRFTWRRAAEETIGVYRQVLEELGS